One window of Gymnogyps californianus isolate 813 chromosome 10, ASM1813914v2, whole genome shotgun sequence genomic DNA carries:
- the KY gene encoding kyphoscoliosis peptidase translates to MGTMDFKTDPSAVAINLLLIVHPKETASKQKGQRERQTEGSRSAGLQDDGNGNSRSRPPQGRDLNGRRDSRESCKQTQAVTSYSNKGTQVTVEIHPKDTTPQLFKKLSFGKGPQRPPSLRGQDNKGFQSTEAPRPPEGKDLHAYPWDKSSLKSMPVDLQQFEKLDAYALKVNVENSVEELVKALLKQARTDLEKVRAIWIWVCHHIEYDVAGYHNKSQLSSQPIDVLRTRKSICEGYAGLFEQMCSIAGIQCMKLSGYSKGYGYKMGQTFTGDSDHAWNAVYLDGRWHLLDSTWGSGVVDDSSAKFTFRYNEFYFLTHPALFINNHFPDNSNWQLLKPTLTLKDFENNMLPNSNFYTLGLLTAHPETAVIQTVNGKASVSVDCRSATLFTFKLKGTDEHGLMTLKKHGMKLDIYPQKTGSHKLQIFAKPSKASEDVYNCVLEYVVECKSVDKAMRFPKDLHQPVGPSWFTERHGFLRPSHPDPIIHTNDGRCSVTFTLGKDISVLASLHSDNSSLTEDMRRRHIMQIHRGNQIELKIHLPHAGNFVLKIYAKKKSDPGNYDYVFNYLITCLNTEVKWPAFPQSYSKWVEDYEILEPLSGLLPANRNVQFKLKMHGIAKVLVQAENTYPLTQSRGYWEGTCNTSGCREVFVMVHENANHSFYSHVLKYEVETQ, encoded by the exons ATGGGTACCATGGACTTTAAGACAGATCCCAGTGCAGTAGCAATCAATTTGCTGCTTATTGTCCACCCCAAGGAGACAGCGAGCAAGCAgaaagggcagagagagaggcagacaGAAGGCAGCCGAAGCGCAG GTTTGCAGGATGATGGAAATGGAAACAGCAGGTCACGGCCACCTCAGGGGAGAGACCTTAACG GCCGGCGAGACTCCAGGGAGTCCTGCAAGCAGACGCAAGCCGTTACTTCATACTCTAACAAAG GAACCCAAGTGACGGTGGAGATTCATCCCAAGGATACCACCCCACAACTCTTCAAGAAACTCTCCTTTGGAAAAG GTCCCCAGAGGCCGCCCAGCCTGAGAGGTCAGGACAACAAAG GTTTCCAGAGCACCGAAGCCCCGCGGCCGCCAGAAGGAAAAGACCTGCATG CGTATCCATGGGACAAATCCTCTTTGAAATCCATGCCAGTAGATCTGCAGCAATTTGAGAAGCTGGATGCCTACGCACTAAAA GTAAACGTCGAGAACAGCGTAGAGGAACTCGTTAAAGCCCTGCTTAAACAAGCCCGGACTGATCTGGAAAAAGTCCGAGCCATATGGATATGGGTATGCCATCACATAG AATACGATGTAGCGGGCTACCATAACAAAAGCCAGCTGTCGAGCCAACCCATAGACGTGCTTCGGACGCGGAAGAGCATTTGTGAGGGATACGCTGGGCTCTTTGAACAAATGTGCAG TATTGCAGGAATCCAGTGCATGAAGCTATCGGGATACTCTAAGGGGTACGGGTACAAGATGGGGCAGACCTTTACAGGGGACTCTGACCATGCCTGGAACGCCGTCTACCTTGACGGAAGGTGGCATTTACTCGATAGCACCTGGGGAAGCGGTGTTGTTGATGATTCTTCCGCCAAGTTCACCTTCAG GTACAacgagttttattttctgactcACCCGGCTCTGTTCATTAACAATCACTTCCCAGATAACAGTAACTGGCAGCTTCTTAAACCAACCCTGACGCTGAAAGATTTTGAGAACAACATGCTGCCCAACAGTAATTTTTACACGTTGGGCCTGCTGACCGCACACCCGGAGACAGCTGTCATCCAAACAG TAAATGGAAAAGCCTCTGTATCAGTGGATTGCCGTTCTGCCACACTATTTACGTTTAAGCTGAAGGGAACAGATGAACACGGTTTAATGACTTTGAAAAAACACGGAATGAAGCTGGATATCTACCCACAGAAGACAGGGAGTCACAAGCTGCAGATCTTTGCCAAGCCCTCCAAAGCCTCAGAAGATGTCTACAACTGCGTGTTAGAATACGTCGTAGAGTGCAAGTCTGTGGACAAGGCCATGCGTTTCCCAAAGGACCTGCACCAGCCTGTTGGACCAAGCTGGTTCACGGAGCGGCACGGGTTCCTGAGGCCGTCACACCCCGACCCCATCATTCACACCAACGACGGGCGGTGTTCTGTCACCTTCACCCTGGGCAAAGACATAAGCGTCTTAGCCTCGCTGCACTCCGATAACAGCAGCCTGACAGAGGATATGAGAAGGCGGCACATCATGCAAATCCATCGTGGGAACCAAATTGAGCTGAAGATCCATCTCCCCCACGCAGGGAACTTTGTTCTGAAAATCTATGCCAAGAAGAAGTCAGATCCTGGCAATTACGACTACGTCTTCAACTACCTCATCACTTGCCTGAACACTGAAGTGAAGTGGCCAGCTTTCCCTCAGAGTTACAGCAAGTGGGTGGAAGACTATGAAATACTGGAGCCGCTCTCCGGCTTGCTGCCAGCGAATCGCAACGTTCAGTTTAAACTCAAAATGCACGGGATAGCAAAGGTGCTAGTTCAAGCTGAGAACACTTACCCTCTCACCCAGAGCAGAGGCTACTGGGAGGGAACCTGCAACACTTCGGGATGCAGAGAGGTGTTCGTGATGGTGCACGAGAACGCTAACCACAGCTTTTACTCACACGTCCTAAAGTACGAAGTTGAGACCCAGTAA